The sequence below is a genomic window from candidate division WOR-3 bacterium.
ACCGGTTGCAATATACGAGATGCACTTGTCAAGCTGGATGAAAAAAGTCGAAAAAGGAATTGTCGAAGATATTTCATACAGGGAGCTTCCTGATCTTTTAATACCATACCTTCAAGAGACCGGCTTCAATTACGTAGAATTCATGCCTTTGGCTGAGCACCCGCTTGATGACTCTTGGGGCTACCAAGTCACGGGTTACTATGCTCCGACCAGCAGATTCGGCACTCCAGACGATTTAAAGTATTTGATTGACAGGCTTCATGGTGCAGGAATTGGAGTAATTGTAGATTGGGTTCCGGGACATTTTCCGAAAGATTCGCACGCCCTCGCCATGTTCGACGGAACAGCTCTTTACGAGCATCAGGATCCAAGACAAGGCTTCAACAAAGACTGGGGCACGCTAATTTTCAACTACGAGAGAAGAGAGGTTAAATCTTTTTTGATTTCAAATGCAGTCTTCTGGTTCGATAAATTTCATGTTGACGGTCTCAGGGTGGACGCCGTTGCTTCTATGTTATACCTGGATTATTCAAAAAATGACGGCGAGTGGATTCCCAACAAATACGGAGGAAAAGAGAACCTCGAAGCAATTGCATTTTTAAAAACGCTAAATCTGAAAATATTCGAACTTTTTCCTTCAGCCCTCATGGTCGCTGAAGAATCGACAAGCTGGCCGATGGTTTCAAGACCAGTCTACCTCGGTGGGTTGGGTTTTGCTTATAAATGGAACATGGGTTGGATGAACGATTTTCTCAGTTACATTTCAAAAGATCCGGTTTTCAGAAAATATCACAGAAACGATATAACATTTTCCATGCTATACGCTTTTACGGAAAATTTTATCCTTCCAATTTCACACGACGAAGTAGTCCATGGGAAAAAATCTTTCATCTCAAAAATGCCAGGCGATTATTGGCAAAAATTCGCTAACGCGAGGTTGGCTCTCGGGTTTATGTTCTCCCACCCAGGCAAAAAACTCCTGTTCATGGGTTCTGAATTTGGCCAGTGGGAAGAATGGCAATTCAACGAAAGCCTGGACTGGCACCTTTTAAAATTCGAAGCTCATTCAAAGCTAAAGAAATACGTATCCGATCTCGTAAAAATTTACAAAGAGAACAAAGCCTTGTGGGAAGTGGACTTCAGTTTCGAAGGTTTTTCATGGATAGATTTTCACGACACAGACAGCTGTGTAATATCATTCGTCAGATGGGCAAAAGACAAAGAAGATCACATCGTCGTCCTTTGCAATTTCACTCCTGTCGTGAGACAGTCTTACAGAGTTGGAGTCCCCTCCGGCAGCCATTACAAAGAATTGCTCAACAGTGATTCAGAGTATTATTACGGCAGCAACGTAGGAAACTTCGGACTGATACATTCTGAAGAAAAGCCATGGCATTCTTTCTTGCACTCTATTGAAGTGACTCTTCCTCCTCTTTCAGTTCTCTATCTCGCGCCTGAACACAGAAATTAAATCACTCCAAATAATTTAAGCGCAAAAAAAGCTATTAAAGCCGCGGATAAAAAAAAGATTTCAAACACGAGAAACATGCAAAAAAATACTCTGGCGTTTACGAATTTCTCCGAACCCGCTGAATTTGTGAACAGATAGACCACCGCGTTTCTGTAATGTCCCGACCCGGTGATGTAAGTCCTCTTTTCAGCTTTCAACCGGCCTCTATCGAAAAATTTCAGGCTTTCCAGAATTTTTACCGTAGCCCTACTGAGAGTCGAAACAAAAAATGTTGGCAGCATTATTCCCAGAAAAAACCCAGAGGACAATAGAATGAATAAATACATGAACTACTCCTTTAAAGCTTCATTCAATTCTTTTGTAGAAAAAGGTTTTTGAAGAAATTTGAATTTTCTCTCCGATATTTTTTCCATGATAATCGCATTTTCAGTATACCCCGAAAAATAGACTACTTTCAGCGTCTGTTTTCTTTTTGTCAGATCATCAGCAAGCTCTTTTCCTCCCATGACAGGCATAATTACATCGGTCATCAACACATCTATTTCTTCATATTTCCTGGAAAAGATGTCTATCGCGTCCTGTCCATTGTCAGCTGTCAAGACTTTGTATCCCAGCGACAGGAGCATTTCTTTCGTAATTTTTCTTACTCCCGGGTCGTCTTCTACGAGAAGAACAGAAACTTGCTTATTATGCACCGGCTCTTCAACAAAAGAATCTTTTTCCTCCTGTGTCTCTTCATCAACTCGAGGAATATAAACCGTGAAAGTAGAACCTTTCCCCTCTTCGCTGTTTACGTATATATATCCGCTGTTCTGTTTAATTATACCGTAGACTGTTGACAGCCCTAATCCGGTTCCCTTGTCTTTATCTTTTGTCGTGAAAAAAGGTTCGAAAAGATGGTTTTTTACGTAATCATCCATCCCTACTCCTTCGTCGCTGAAAGAAATCGCTATGTACTTTCCTGGGTGCCCTAAAAATTTGTCATTCCGTTCATCATCATTTGATTCTACGTTCATGGTTTCAATTATCAATCTTCCCCCGTTAGGCATGGCGTCCCTGGCGTTGACTACGATATTGAGAATCACTTGTTCAAATTGAGTTTCGTCGAACTTTATTTTTCCAATATTTGCATCGAGAACAAGCTCCGTTTTGATGTCTTCACCCAAAAGACGAGTAAACATATCATATTCTTTTTTTATGAGAACATTGGGGTTAAAAATTTTTGGTTTTATTACTTGTTTTCTGCTGAAAGCAAGAAGATGACCGGTCAGTCGTTTTCCTCTCTGCCCCGCCTCCAGCATCTGCTCAACGGCTATTTTTTCTTCCTGAGATATGTCACTTCTTCCCAGTAAATCACAGTAGCCGATAATAATCGTCAATATGTTGTTGAAATCATGAGCGATGCCACCGGCGAGTCTTCCTATCGCTTCCATTTTTTGAGATTGATGAAGTTGTTCAACAAGCTTTTTACGCTCTGTGATATCTGACACAAATCCTTCCAGGTATGCCGGTTTGCCGGCTTCATCTAAAACAAGGCGAGTGCTGAGAGAAACCCAAATTTTTTGTGCGTCTTTTCTGAAAAGCTGTACTTCTCTGTGAGCAATCTTCCCCTGTTGTAATATATCGGAAACATACTTGTCTCTTTCGTCGGGCGACACGTAGAGCTGTTTTGTTATATCGGTGCAATTTCTCAACAGATCTTCCTTTGATTCGTAACCGAGAATGCTTATCAATGAAGGATTGGCGTCTATAAATCGGCCGTCTATAGTCGATTGAAATATACCGTCAATAGCGTTTTCAAAAATATCCCTGTAGCTTTTTTCACTTATCCTGAGAGCTTCTGCCATTTTCATTTTTTCATCAATCTCCTCTTCAAGAGTGCGGATGAGAAGCTGCAGCCTGCTCGTCATAGAATTGAAAGAGTTCGCCAAAATGTCGAATTCATCTCCTCTGGACATATTTACTCTGAAAGACAAATTTCCAGATTCAATCGCCTTAGAGGCGTCAACGAGTTTGCTTATTGGCAGAACAATGTTTTTCGACGCGCTTAAATTAGTCAGAACACTGACGACAATGATACCCGCAGCGGCAAAAATCCAGAAAAAACGCATTGCTTCCATGACCTTCCTTGATTTTTCCTGGCTTTCTAGTACATCTTTCTGAATCTCCATCTGAAGAAAATCCATTTTTTCTTCAAACCTTCTCTGCAATGAAGCAAGCTCATTGTGTCTTGTGTATTGTGTTCTCGACCACTTTCCCAGAATTACATCCTGGGAAATTTTATCCACTATCAGCGTCAATTTCGCCCCGAAACCCGAAATTTCTCCTTCGGTAATCAGATTGTCTTTGGACAGGTATTTTTCCAAAAGTTCAATCTCTTTTATAAAGCTATCGGTGAGTATTCCAAGCCTTTGATCTACTCCGACACTTTGACGAGTCAACAATGTATTGTCAATTTCAGAAATCACTTCGTTCCATCTGTTTTGAGCCTGAACCATAATATTTCTCTTTTCATTGCAATCTGACATTGATCTGACAGTGTTTTCAACAGACAGGATGTAGAGAAACGCATAGACTATTGATATAACTACGAGTGCTACGGTTATCAAAAATCCGGCTATTACGCGTTTTTTTATTGACAATTTCGGCATCATGTATTTAAAGCTGTTTAAAATTTACTTGGTAATCAGGGCTAGTTCAATGAAAATCGTGTCAGGTACATCTTCTCCGGAAAGGTATTTCATCACGGTTTCTATTCCTATACGCCCCATCTCTTCGGGTCTTTGGGCGACAGTCGCCGTCAGCTCATTTTTCTCCAGAGAAGAAATGGCTTCTTCGGTCCCGTCAAAGCCGATAAAAACAATTTCATCCAGCCTTTGAGCTTCTTTTGATGCTTCAATCGCCCCGAGGATCATGTCGTCGTTGTGAGCGAACACACCATCAATCACCGGAAATTTCGAAAGAATATCCTCGAAGATTTTTCTGCCTTCAGATCTGTTGAAGCTCGCAGAGGCGGAATATACTATCTCAATCTCCGGATAGTTTTCTATTGCTTCGTGAAAGCCTCTCCCTCGTTCAGTGGCGGCTGAAGAACCTTCTGTCCCCGAGAGTTCCACTACTATCCCCTTCCTGTTCAGCATTTCAGACAAATAAACACCTGCCATAGCGCCACCTTCCAAATTGTTGGAAGCGATATGACTTACAATATTTTCGCAGTTTGAGCTCCGATCAATCGTAAAAACAGGAATTCCGGTAAATGATATTTCCTTTATTACAGGACAGACATCGTCGCTAACTGGGTTTAAAATGATCGCCTCGACTCCGTCGTCGACAACTGTTTTCAATTGTTCTATTTGAATTTCAGGATCGTCATGTGCGTAATAGACTATAAGTTCAGCATTGAGTTCATCCGAAGCTTTTTGAGCGCCTTTGACGAGCGACATAAAAAATGGTGTCTCTTCGGTCATGCATATAAGCAGCGCTACCTGCGGTTTTCCAGTTCCGGTTAATTCGCTATTTTCGGACATTTCAACACAGCTTGTGGAAGTTAAAAAAAACAAAAGAAGAAGTAAGCATTGGGGGATTTCTTTTTTGCAGAATCTCGCGAATTCTAGCATTCAAACCTCCTCAACGAATTACAGGCAATTCGTTCATAAAGGATTATACATCCAATTCACGAGATTACATAAAAAAAATTTTGGCGCAGAAACACGAAGTAAAATAAACTTTGCCTTTAACTTCTTATAACAGCGGATAATCTTTCAAATACAGGTGGAAATCTCTCTCACAATAAATTCCACAAGGATGTATTTTGCCGGATTCTCGAAGAGTACCGGTCAAACTATCTCTAAATTTCGCTTTTTAGAGGATCAGGCTCTTTTGATTCCATGAATTTGCCCTCAGCTCTAGCGAATACGTCATCACCTAAGGAAATCGAGCTGTTTAAAAAATAAACGTTGTGAAATTGATTCTTCAAAGTGGCTTTTATGAATATCTTTGACCCGACGGGAACGGGTTTTAAGAATCTGACGTTCAATTCGGCGGTGAAAGCCGATATATTCAGGCTGAACAGGCAATGAGCCATCGCGCAGTCGAGAA
It includes:
- the glgB gene encoding 1,4-alpha-glucan branching protein GlgB — its product is MNTTMTDDEIIAVVESDLFDPFSILGMHRKVLDNSKIIAVRVFLPDAKEIFIVGNKETKAAKPLHPSGLFESIFPDEEHFFPYRIKCSWTGKDYIVLDDPYRLPPVLSDYDIYLFNEGSNTMAYEKLGAHVMVFESIKGTLFALWAPNAKRVSVVGDFNHWDGRRHPMRSRGSSGIWELFLPEITEGCLYKYEIKTQQNLITVRSDPYGFHFEKRPRTSSRVFDLNKFNWTDEGWMGKRSLPLEKPVAIYEMHLSSWMKKVEKGIVEDISYRELPDLLIPYLQETGFNYVEFMPLAEHPLDDSWGYQVTGYYAPTSRFGTPDDLKYLIDRLHGAGIGVIVDWVPGHFPKDSHALAMFDGTALYEHQDPRQGFNKDWGTLIFNYERREVKSFLISNAVFWFDKFHVDGLRVDAVASMLYLDYSKNDGEWIPNKYGGKENLEAIAFLKTLNLKIFELFPSALMVAEESTSWPMVSRPVYLGGLGFAYKWNMGWMNDFLSYISKDPVFRKYHRNDITFSMLYAFTENFILPISHDEVVHGKKSFISKMPGDYWQKFANARLALGFMFSHPGKKLLFMGSEFGQWEEWQFNESLDWHLLKFEAHSKLKKYVSDLVKIYKENKALWEVDFSFEGFSWIDFHDTDSCVISFVRWAKDKEDHIVVLCNFTPVVRQSYRVGVPSGSHYKELLNSDSEYYYGSNVGNFGLIHSEEKPWHSFLHSIEVTLPPLSVLYLAPEHRN
- a CDS encoding response regulator; translation: MSIKKRVIAGFLITVALVVISIVYAFLYILSVENTVRSMSDCNEKRNIMVQAQNRWNEVISEIDNTLLTRQSVGVDQRLGILTDSFIKEIELLEKYLSKDNLITEGEISGFGAKLTLIVDKISQDVILGKWSRTQYTRHNELASLQRRFEEKMDFLQMEIQKDVLESQEKSRKVMEAMRFFWIFAAAGIIVVSVLTNLSASKNIVLPISKLVDASKAIESGNLSFRVNMSRGDEFDILANSFNSMTSRLQLLIRTLEEEIDEKMKMAEALRISEKSYRDIFENAIDGIFQSTIDGRFIDANPSLISILGYESKEDLLRNCTDITKQLYVSPDERDKYVSDILQQGKIAHREVQLFRKDAQKIWVSLSTRLVLDEAGKPAYLEGFVSDITERKKLVEQLHQSQKMEAIGRLAGGIAHDFNNILTIIIGYCDLLGRSDISQEEKIAVEQMLEAGQRGKRLTGHLLAFSRKQVIKPKIFNPNVLIKKEYDMFTRLLGEDIKTELVLDANIGKIKFDETQFEQVILNIVVNARDAMPNGGRLIIETMNVESNDDERNDKFLGHPGKYIAISFSDEGVGMDDYVKNHLFEPFFTTKDKDKGTGLGLSTVYGIIKQNSGYIYVNSEEGKGSTFTVYIPRVDEETQEEKDSFVEEPVHNKQVSVLLVEDDPGVRKITKEMLLSLGYKVLTADNGQDAIDIFSRKYEEIDVLMTDVIMPVMGGKELADDLTKRKQTLKVVYFSGYTENAIIMEKISERKFKFLQKPFSTKELNEALKE
- a CDS encoding substrate-binding domain-containing protein, giving the protein MLEFARFCKKEIPQCLLLLLFFLTSTSCVEMSENSELTGTGKPQVALLICMTEETPFFMSLVKGAQKASDELNAELIVYYAHDDPEIQIEQLKTVVDDGVEAIILNPVSDDVCPVIKEISFTGIPVFTIDRSSNCENIVSHIASNNLEGGAMAGVYLSEMLNRKGIVVELSGTEGSSAATERGRGFHEAIENYPEIEIVYSASASFNRSEGRKIFEDILSKFPVIDGVFAHNDDMILGAIEASKEAQRLDEIVFIGFDGTEEAISSLEKNELTATVAQRPEEMGRIGIETVMKYLSGEDVPDTIFIELALITK
- a CDS encoding PaaI family thioesterase — translated: MTTDYLLGIPDSHKHCMLCGEENPSSMRLRFHGKAEGSVWADFDCGKKFQGYEGYLHGGIICSLLDCAMAHCLFSLNISAFTAELNVRFLKPVPVGSKIFIKATLKNQFHNVYFLNSSISLGDDVFARAEGKFMESKEPDPLKSEI